In [Limnothrix rosea] IAM M-220, the following proteins share a genomic window:
- a CDS encoding AMP-binding protein produces MAVSNKLRLKVQSFIQLLVVTNRLGDEQKSLFAGGVDQDDLLIINTSDRLFFLFLLLSLIYGQKNVVLFNPSWSLEEQELVKRLVLSGSADIGGGIFGAQSAVVSSIFLIPTGGTSGKVKFAIHDLAGLAASVAGFRAFFGLERVHCFCVLPLYHVSGLMQVMRSLLSEGQFYLGNYGELKRGVVPEGDFSDFCISLVPTQLQVLLDVCPEWLQRFRLILIGGAPAWRSLLEKARNYRLNVALTYGMTETASQVVALKPEDFLAGKDCVGQVLPHAQIHLDSEGLISIEAKSLFYGYYPDWRGDRPFVTDDIGYFDDEGYLHIVGRKSQKIISGGENIYPAEIEATIQATGLVEDVAVCGIPDEYWGEAVIAVVVLKSLATVEVIKAAIATKLSRYKLPKHWLNVAKLPRNAQGKLNRTVLREMIEKDYQS; encoded by the coding sequence TTGGCTGTTAGTAATAAGCTTCGATTAAAAGTCCAGTCATTTATTCAGCTTTTGGTGGTTACAAATCGACTGGGGGATGAGCAGAAGTCACTTTTTGCAGGAGGTGTCGACCAGGATGATCTGCTGATCATTAATACTTCTGATAGATTATTTTTTTTGTTTTTGTTGCTCTCTCTGATCTATGGGCAAAAAAATGTGGTTTTGTTTAATCCTTCTTGGTCACTAGAGGAGCAGGAGCTGGTAAAAAGGCTGGTCTTGAGTGGGTCTGCGGATATTGGAGGGGGGATATTCGGTGCGCAATCGGCGGTAGTTTCGTCTATTTTCTTGATTCCAACGGGTGGGACTTCGGGGAAGGTCAAGTTTGCAATTCACGATTTGGCTGGTCTTGCGGCTTCTGTTGCTGGATTTCGAGCTTTTTTTGGGCTAGAGCGAGTGCATTGTTTTTGTGTGTTGCCGCTTTATCATGTGAGCGGCTTGATGCAGGTGATGCGATCGCTGCTGAGTGAGGGGCAGTTTTATTTGGGAAATTATGGGGAACTGAAACGGGGTGTTGTGCCGGAGGGGGATTTTTCGGATTTTTGTATTTCGTTGGTGCCGACGCAATTGCAGGTGTTGTTAGATGTTTGTCCGGAATGGTTGCAACGGTTTCGCTTAATTCTTATTGGTGGTGCGCCTGCGTGGCGATCGCTCCTTGAAAAAGCCCGAAACTATCGTCTTAATGTTGCGCTGACCTATGGCATGACGGAAACGGCATCGCAGGTGGTGGCGCTAAAGCCGGAGGATTTTCTGGCGGGAAAAGATTGTGTAGGTCAGGTTTTACCTCATGCTCAGATTCATCTGGATTCAGAGGGCTTGATTTCTATTGAGGCAAAGTCGCTATTTTATGGTTATTATCCTGACTGGCGCGGCGATCGCCCTTTTGTGACGGATGATATTGGTTACTTTGACGACGAAGGGTATCTGCATATTGTGGGTCGCAAAAGCCAAAAAATTATTAGCGGTGGCGAAAATATTTACCCGGCAGAAATTGAAGCGACCATTCAAGCAACGGGTCTAGTGGAAGATGTGGCCGTTTGTGGCATACCTGATGAGTATTGGGGAGAGGCTGTAATTGCTGTTGTTGTACTGAAGTCTCTCGCCACTGTTGAAGTAATAAAAGCGGCGATCGCCACGAAATTAAGTCGCTACAAATTACCAAAACACTGGCTAAACGTCGCTAAACTACCGCGTAATGCCCAAGGCAAGCTAAACCGAACAGTTTTGCGGGAAATGATTGAAAAAGACTATCAGTCCTAG
- a CDS encoding sedoheptulose 7-phosphate cyclase, translating to MSKTTQAIEKFIKEFETESLAYPKLEESIEAICASDKFKNLLLALINSPAFSPELGAELAEAGAVAGISACRNLRSGLNFSLSRFFGFFAEMITAFDESLGNKWHKFADRIHQSNFGSVKLLNRLTQTQQANFYHALTEELVQTNPHAVFPTSSYRESYGFVESTKDDQVIEAVMGTSTFTSVRLVDRVLDKDQTILRDTYISLDRCVCLVDQNVEKYYGEQINEYFEHHGIPLDKLVYRAMEVDKGMHTVERMLGDFKRLGVSRNEPVLIVGGGVLTDTGGLACALYHRNTPYVMLSTSIVAGIDAGPSPRTCCDGFGYKNLFGAYHPPILSLTDRFFFKSLHEGWLRHGLAEIVKMATVKDAELFGNLEIGGPDLIATRFGTTNCHGEDEINYVSQRILGGALRSYVAAEYDNLYETHQCRPHAYGHTWSPGFEIEAGLLHGHAVAIGMGFGAYVSYQTGWISERQMHRILRLISSFGLSLWHDILLNKETLWSSQEKIFQKRGQNLAIPLPKGEIGQCGYLNDFSQGELYAAIDGYRVVCAEYPRNGLGIDPLCSDVGLEDPSTVAVSSLELGAPASEMNGFQPLSPV from the coding sequence ATGAGCAAGACGACACAAGCAATCGAAAAATTTATTAAAGAATTTGAGACAGAATCCCTTGCCTATCCCAAACTAGAAGAATCCATTGAAGCCATTTGTGCCAGCGACAAATTTAAAAATTTACTGCTGGCTCTCATCAATAGTCCAGCCTTTAGCCCAGAGCTTGGTGCAGAGTTAGCGGAAGCTGGTGCAGTAGCAGGTATTTCTGCTTGTCGCAATCTGCGTAGTGGGTTGAACTTTTCCCTTAGCCGCTTTTTCGGTTTTTTTGCGGAGATGATCACAGCCTTTGACGAATCTCTAGGGAACAAATGGCATAAATTTGCTGATAGAATTCACCAATCAAATTTTGGTTCTGTCAAACTTCTCAATCGTCTTACTCAGACGCAGCAAGCAAATTTTTACCATGCTTTAACGGAAGAGCTTGTTCAAACAAATCCCCATGCTGTTTTTCCCACTTCAAGTTATCGGGAAAGCTATGGTTTTGTGGAAAGTACTAAGGATGATCAAGTCATTGAAGCGGTAATGGGGACGAGCACGTTCACTTCTGTGCGCCTTGTTGATCGGGTTTTAGATAAAGATCAAACAATTCTTCGTGATACTTATATTTCTCTAGATCGTTGTGTTTGTCTGGTTGATCAAAATGTCGAGAAATACTATGGCGAACAAATTAATGAATATTTTGAGCACCATGGTATTCCCCTAGATAAATTGGTTTATCGGGCGATGGAAGTGGATAAGGGGATGCATACTGTTGAGCGGATGCTGGGCGATTTTAAGCGTCTGGGTGTTTCTCGTAATGAGCCGGTGCTCATTGTGGGTGGTGGTGTGCTGACGGATACTGGCGGTTTGGCTTGTGCGCTTTACCACCGTAATACGCCTTATGTCATGCTATCGACTTCGATTGTGGCGGGTATTGATGCGGGGCCTTCGCCGCGGACTTGTTGTGATGGTTTTGGGTATAAGAATCTTTTTGGTGCGTATCATCCGCCTATTTTGTCGTTAACGGATCGGTTCTTTTTTAAGAGTTTGCATGAGGGCTGGTTACGTCATGGTCTTGCTGAGATTGTGAAGATGGCGACGGTGAAAGATGCGGAGCTTTTCGGAAATTTGGAGATTGGTGGCCCGGATCTGATTGCGACGCGTTTTGGTACGACTAACTGCCATGGGGAAGATGAGATTAATTATGTTTCTCAAAGAATTCTTGGTGGTGCGCTACGGAGTTATGTGGCGGCTGAATATGACAATTTGTATGAGACTCACCAATGTCGTCCCCATGCCTATGGTCATACTTGGTCTCCGGGCTTTGAGATTGAGGCGGGTTTACTCCATGGTCATGCGGTGGCGATCGGGATGGGCTTTGGTGCTTATGTTAGTTATCAGACTGGCTGGATTTCTGAGCGGCAAATGCATCGTATTCTGCGGTTGATCAGTTCTTTTGGTCTGAGTTTGTGGCATGATATTTTGCTCAATAAGGAAACTCTTTGGTCTTCTCAGGAGAAAATTTTCCAAAAACGTGGTCAGAATCTTGCTATTCCTCTACCGAAGGGTGAAATTGGTCAGTGTGGTTACCTGAATGACTTTTCTCAAGGGGAGCTTTATGCTGCCATTGATGGGTACAGGGTGGTTTGTGCGGAATATCCTCGTAATGGTCTGGGTATTGATCCGCTCTGTAGTGATGTTGGTCTAGAAGATCCGTCGACAGTGGCTGTCAGTTCTCTTGAGCTTGGGGCTCCGGCTAGTGAGATGAATGGTTTTCAGCCTCTCTCGCCTGTTTAA